From Paenibacillus polymyxa, the proteins below share one genomic window:
- the thiD gene encoding bifunctional hydroxymethylpyrimidine kinase/phosphomethylpyrimidine kinase, whose protein sequence is MTIPKTLTIAGSDTSGGAGIQADLKTFQELGVYGMTVLTTVVAMEPKTWNHLVYPVALDVVEAQLRTVLEGIGFDAMKTGMLGSVDIIELVASYLKKHDLKRIVIDPVMVCKGTDEVLQPENTEAMLELLIPGADLVTPNLFEASQLAKNGPITTLEQMQEAAAIIHERGAKHVLIKDRGKVRAGKAMDLLYDGITFDWFEADVVQTNFTHGAGCTTSAAVTAGLAQGLTVREAVDQAKKFITQAIEGGFKLNEFVGPTLHVAHRLQNQ, encoded by the coding sequence ATGACGATTCCCAAAACACTAACGATAGCCGGCTCCGACACAAGCGGCGGAGCAGGTATTCAGGCGGACCTGAAAACCTTCCAGGAGCTTGGCGTATATGGCATGACTGTATTGACTACCGTAGTTGCGATGGAACCTAAAACCTGGAACCATCTTGTATATCCTGTTGCGTTGGATGTGGTTGAGGCGCAGCTGCGTACTGTATTGGAAGGTATCGGTTTTGATGCAATGAAGACCGGTATGCTGGGTTCCGTAGATATCATCGAACTGGTGGCCAGCTACTTGAAAAAGCATGATCTGAAACGGATTGTAATTGACCCGGTTATGGTCTGCAAAGGCACGGATGAAGTGCTCCAGCCAGAAAATACAGAGGCCATGCTGGAATTGTTGATTCCTGGCGCTGATCTGGTAACACCAAACCTGTTCGAGGCTTCGCAACTGGCGAAGAATGGACCGATCACGACACTGGAGCAGATGCAGGAAGCGGCTGCTATTATCCACGAGCGTGGTGCTAAGCATGTACTGATCAAGGACCGTGGCAAAGTTCGTGCAGGTAAAGCAATGGATCTGCTGTATGACGGAATCACTTTTGACTGGTTTGAAGCGGATGTTGTACAAACCAACTTTACCCACGGTGCAGGCTGTACCACTTCGGCCGCGGTAACGGCTGGTTTGGCACAAGGTCTGACTGTGCGTGAAGCTGTGGATCAGGCCAAGAAATTCATTACACAGGCCATTGAAGGTGGCTTCAAGTTAAATGAATTTGTCGGTCCGACCCTGCATGTGGCACATCGTTTGCAAAATCAATAA